In Lasioglossum baleicum unplaced genomic scaffold, iyLasBale1 scaffold0087, whole genome shotgun sequence, a genomic segment contains:
- the LOC143219880 gene encoding uncharacterized protein LOC143219880, whose product MEQQDGNATLEKKQIKIKMLQINLNHCKNAQELLTQSTEQYGIDIVFISEPWSPPSYWLNDGHKCASIWIPQPTNKFKSIKSLYKSKGIVAVQLDDYTYISCYFSPNISLEAYTEGISELERFLDTIRVDKCIITGDFNAKSPAWGSNKLDDHGTIVMEMSNNFGLIPKVSSGSHTFERNGHCSTIDIILCGTIAYNYITSSHILEDYTASDHRYLKHVLTMDTTNNTRCEKKEKLKLNIERFTETYKQYTKIADPSKISSIEDIDAYINTITELFETTSYTLQQSVERRKEVWWWNPEIAALRRASINSRRALQRARTKLKKHPEWSNEEVVRCLNSHNNNKKLLKHEIAKSKKKSWSTLIDDIDTDIWGKPYRAVMGRVAGKPPPSMLTEVQTGEIIKSLFQTTPDPIQAPPKNDTTDTQDASDRPFTEEEVLRAMKSVKKKAPGIDRIPSELVQLLSKIALPHVTQLINTCVRYTTTATRSRSGRRDRKGRMCTNLENEAHRDPRRDCNRVYA is encoded by the coding sequence ATGGAACAGCAAGACGGTAACGCCACCctagaaaaaaaacaaattaaaattaaaatgttaCAAATAAACCTCAACCATTGCAAAAATGCCCAGGAACTTCTCACCCAGTCAACAGAACAATATGGGATAGATATAGTTTTCATCTCCGAGCCTTGGTCTCCCCCATCGTATTGGTTAAACGACGGACATAAGTGCGCATCAATCTGGATACCACAACCTACAAATAAATTCAAAAGCATTAAAAGCCTGTACAAATCTAAAGGTATTGTAGCAGTTCAACTAGACGACTACACCTATATTTCATGCTACTTCTCCCCTAATATAAGCCTTGAGGCCTACACTGAGGGAATATCTGAACTGGAGAGATTTTTAGATACAATCAGAGTAGACAAATGCATCATAACTGGCGACTTTAACGCCAAGTCTCCGGCTTGGGGATCAAATAAGTTAGATGACCATGGAACAATAGTAATGGAAATGAGCAATAACTTCGGCTTGATACCAAAAGTTAGTTCGGGTTCACACACCTTTGAGAGAAACGGACACTGCTCTACAATTGACATCATACTTTGCGGAACAATAGCATACAACTATATTACCTCCAGtcatatattagaagattaTACGGCCTCCGATCACCGCTACCTAAAACACGTATTGACAATGGATACAACAAACAATACTAGATGTGAGAAGAAGGAAAAACTTAAACTTAATATTGAAAGATTCAccgaaacatataaacagtaCACTAAGATTGCCGACCCCTCCAAAATCTCATCGATAGAAGACATAGACGCCTACATAAATACGATCACAGAATTATTTGAAACTACTTCATATACGTTACAACAATCAGTGGAACGAAGAAAAGAGGTATGGTGGTGGAATCCGGAAATCGCTGCCTTGAGAAGAGCTTCCATCAACTCTCGTCGAGCATTACAGAGAGCTCGTACCAAACTTAAAAAACACCCAGAATGGTCAAACGAGGAGGTAGTCAGATGCCTAAACAGTCACAATAATAACAAAAAGTTACTTAAACACGAAATAGCAAAATCCAAAAAGAAGTCCTGGTCCACACTTATTGATGACATAGATACCGACATCTGGGGGAAACCCTATAGGGCGGTAATGGGGAGGGTGGCTGGTAAACCCCCACCAAGTATGCTAACAGAAGTACAGACTGGAGAGATCATTAAATCTCTCTTCCAAACGACACCCGATCCAATACAAGCTCCTCCAAAAAATGACACGACAGACACACAAGACGCCTCCGATCGTCCCTTCACTGAAGAAGAAGTACTGAGGGCAATGAAATCGGTGAAAAAGAAGGCCCCCGGTATAGACAGGATACCATCAGAGCTGGTGCAACTCCTCTCAAAAATTGCTCTGCCACATGTCACACAATTGATAAACACTTGTGTTAGATACACAACAACCGCAACTAGATCGCGCTCCGGTCGGCGTGACCGAAAAGGAAGAATGTGTACAAATCTAGAGAATGAGGCACACCGGGATCCGAGACGCGATTGTAACAGAGTCTACGCCTGA